A genomic segment from bacterium encodes:
- a CDS encoding FHA domain-containing protein — MNVGARDTRVYRPREVGPRLRVLGGPPGAAGREFALEGPVVTVGRRADQDIVLIDPSVSRSHARIELGPAGVAILDLGSTNGTVVNGQRLRGSRATLRGGERIEIGTVVLEFLAPS, encoded by the coding sequence GTGAATGTGGGCGCCCGCGACACCCGCGTCTACCGGCCCCGAGAGGTGGGACCGCGGTTGCGCGTCCTCGGCGGTCCGCCGGGCGCGGCCGGCCGCGAGTTCGCGCTCGAGGGTCCGGTGGTGACCGTCGGGCGCCGAGCCGATCAAGACATCGTGCTGATCGATCCCAGCGTCAGCCGGTCGCACGCGCGGATCGAACTTGGGCCCGCAGGGGTGGCCATTCTCGACTTGGGGAGCACGAACGGGACGGTCGTCAACGGCCAGCGGCTGCGCGGATCGCGCGCGACGCTCCGGGGAGGCGAGCGCATCGAGATCGGCACCGTCGTG
- the rlmN gene encoding 23S rRNA (adenine(2503)-C(2))-methyltransferase RlmN, whose product MAAPPQALPDLRGRLLPELEALAQQLGAPRYRGRQIARWLYVHGADAVEEMTDLPHALRERLSTTARIHRLTVRRTQNAQDGSATKHLVALEDGQSVECVRMRFDDGRRSACISTQAGCAMGCAFCATGLGGFARNLSAGEILGQFLLIKAHGRTRISHVVFMGMGEPLANYDATVRAVRILAAPYGMGIGMRHITVSTVGLAPQIRRLAGEHLQMTLAVSLHAPTDELRDRLVPINRRYPLAELMAACRDYHAATRRRVTFEYVLIDGLNDHPAEARALVRVTGNLQCHINVIPLNPVAGVPFARPPLARVRAFEAVLRDAGVPVTVRIERGGEIQAACGQLRLADGVGRPSPWTPAPAAPVGAPVRGGPR is encoded by the coding sequence ATGGCGGCCCCCCCACAGGCCCTGCCCGACCTGCGGGGCAGACTGCTGCCCGAACTCGAAGCGCTCGCGCAACAGCTGGGCGCGCCGCGGTACCGCGGCCGACAGATCGCCCGATGGTTGTACGTGCATGGAGCGGACGCTGTGGAGGAGATGACGGATCTCCCGCACGCCTTACGCGAGCGCCTCTCGACGACGGCGCGGATCCACCGGCTCACGGTCCGCCGGACGCAGAACGCCCAAGATGGATCGGCCACGAAGCACCTCGTGGCGCTGGAGGACGGCCAGAGCGTCGAGTGCGTCCGCATGCGGTTCGATGACGGGCGGCGCAGCGCGTGCATCAGCACGCAGGCCGGATGCGCGATGGGGTGCGCGTTCTGCGCCACCGGATTGGGCGGGTTCGCGCGCAACCTCTCCGCCGGCGAGATCCTGGGGCAGTTCCTGCTGATCAAGGCGCACGGGCGGACGCGGATCTCACATGTGGTGTTCATGGGGATGGGCGAACCGCTGGCCAACTACGATGCCACGGTGAGGGCGGTGAGGATCCTGGCGGCCCCCTACGGGATGGGGATCGGGATGCGCCACATCACGGTGTCCACCGTCGGCCTCGCCCCGCAGATTCGGCGGCTCGCCGGGGAGCATCTGCAGATGACGTTGGCCGTGTCGTTGCACGCCCCGACCGACGAGCTGCGGGACCGGCTCGTCCCGATCAACCGCCGGTATCCGCTCGCGGAGCTGATGGCGGCGTGCCGCGACTACCATGCCGCGACCCGCCGCCGGGTGACGTTCGAGTACGTGCTGATCGACGGCCTGAACGACCACCCCGCGGAGGCGCGCGCCCTGGTACGCGTGACCGGTAATCTCCAGTGTCACATCAACGTGATTCCGCTCAATCCCGTGGCCGGCGTCCCGTTTGCCCGGCCGCCACTGGCCCGGGTGCGGGCGTTCGAAGCGGTGCTGCGGGACGCCGGCGTGCCCGTCACGGTGCGGATCGAGCGCGGCGGAGAGATCCAGGCGGCGTGCGGGCAGCTCCGGCTCGCCGATGGAGTGGGGCGCCCATCGCCGTGGACACCGGCCCCCGCTGCGCCGGTGGGCGCGCCCGTGCGCGGAGGACCGCGGTGA
- the rsmB gene encoding 16S rRNA (cytosine(967)-C(5))-methyltransferase RsmB: protein MGGPGPAPAIPRSAREAALEVLHRVDAHQAFSGVLLRRVLERAGLSAADEALAAELTLGTLRHRAEVDWALSHASHTPLDDLPSRIRAVLRMGAYTLMFLDRIPAAAACSQAVELAKRAGHRGTARLVNAVLRRVAAAPEAIPEDVSTPEGIALRHSHPLWLVRRWVDRFGVDEARALCRTNNVAPPASVRLNTLRGTPASVAAAIDALGVATAPSTLAPEGARIVQASSHARRAAYAEGWVSPQDEGSMLVSRLVAPRPGETVVDTCAGSGGKAMHLAALMENQGRVIAADIVPAKLAATARHAQRLGVTIVEARLLAAGSLTDVLPAGADRVLVDAPCSGLGVLRRRPEIRWRIQPEQLSVLAARQRAIVEDASAAVRPGGLLVFSVCTLEPEEGPAVVAGFLDAHPEFDPEPIDGAVFAPVSRAPGRAFLYPHLHGTDGFFVAVCRRRL, encoded by the coding sequence ATGGGCGGGCCGGGACCCGCGCCGGCGATCCCGCGTTCCGCTCGGGAGGCGGCCCTAGAGGTCCTGCACCGGGTCGACGCCCATCAAGCGTTCAGCGGGGTCCTGTTGCGGCGCGTCCTTGAGCGCGCGGGGCTGTCCGCGGCGGACGAAGCGCTGGCGGCGGAACTGACTCTGGGGACGCTGCGCCACCGCGCCGAAGTCGATTGGGCGCTCTCCCATGCCTCGCACACGCCCCTCGATGATCTGCCCTCCCGTATCCGAGCCGTGCTCCGGATGGGGGCGTACACATTGATGTTCCTGGACCGGATCCCGGCGGCCGCGGCATGCTCCCAAGCCGTCGAGCTGGCCAAGCGCGCCGGCCATCGGGGGACGGCTCGGCTTGTCAACGCCGTGCTTCGCCGGGTCGCTGCGGCCCCGGAAGCGATCCCGGAGGACGTGTCGACTCCCGAGGGGATCGCCCTCCGGCACTCCCATCCCCTCTGGCTCGTGCGCCGTTGGGTGGACCGGTTCGGCGTGGACGAGGCCCGCGCGCTGTGCCGGACGAACAACGTGGCACCGCCGGCATCGGTCCGCCTGAACACCCTCCGCGGCACGCCGGCGTCGGTCGCCGCTGCGATCGACGCGTTGGGGGTAGCGACCGCGCCTTCTACGCTCGCGCCCGAGGGGGCGCGAATCGTCCAGGCGTCCTCCCACGCGCGGCGCGCCGCGTATGCGGAGGGGTGGGTCTCTCCCCAGGACGAGGGATCGATGCTGGTGAGCCGGCTCGTGGCGCCGCGCCCGGGCGAGACGGTTGTGGACACGTGCGCAGGGTCGGGCGGCAAGGCGATGCATCTGGCCGCGTTGATGGAGAACCAGGGCCGCGTGATCGCCGCGGACATTGTCCCGGCGAAGCTCGCCGCCACCGCGCGTCACGCACAGCGGCTCGGCGTGACGATCGTCGAGGCGCGCCTCCTCGCCGCCGGGTCCCTGACCGACGTGCTGCCGGCGGGGGCCGATCGCGTCCTCGTGGATGCGCCGTGCTCCGGCCTGGGCGTACTCCGGCGCCGCCCGGAGATCAGGTGGCGGATTCAGCCCGAGCAGTTGTCCGTCCTCGCCGCCCGGCAGCGCGCCATCGTGGAGGATGCGTCCGCCGCGGTCCGCCCTGGGGGTCTCCTGGTGTTCTCGGTCTGCACGCTCGAGCCGGAGGAAGGTCCCGCCGTGGTCGCCGGGTTTCTCGACGCCCACCCCGAGTTCGATCCCGAGCCCATCGACGGGGCCGTCTTCGCTCCGGTGTCTCGCGCGCCGGGCCGCGCGTTTCTCTACCCGCATCTGCACGGCACCGACGGGTTCTTCGTCGCGGTGTGCCGGCGGAGACTATGA
- a CDS encoding cytidylate kinase family protein, whose amino-acid sequence MIVTVSGEIGAGKSTVAKHLAQALGLRYLSAGEIFREEARRRGLSLAELGRLAEQDQTIDRALDKMQVEAARAGGVLIDSRLSGWVIDGDLRVWLRAPLLVRAARVGARDGTSPEEALHDLEAREECERRRYRDIYQLDLADLSRYHVIVDTGTWSAQEIVDALLPLTRRFRPERLGCRS is encoded by the coding sequence ATGATCGTGACCGTGAGCGGGGAGATCGGCGCCGGCAAGAGCACCGTGGCGAAACACCTCGCGCAGGCCCTCGGCCTCCGTTACCTGTCCGCGGGTGAGATCTTCCGTGAAGAGGCCAGGCGGCGGGGACTGAGCCTCGCTGAGCTCGGCCGGCTCGCCGAGCAGGATCAAACGATCGATCGCGCGCTGGACAAGATGCAGGTCGAGGCCGCCCGCGCCGGCGGCGTGCTCATCGACAGCCGCCTCAGCGGATGGGTGATCGACGGGGACCTGCGCGTGTGGCTGCGGGCGCCGCTTCTCGTGCGGGCGGCGCGGGTGGGGGCGCGGGACGGCACATCGCCGGAAGAAGCGCTGCACGACCTCGAGGCGCGCGAAGAGTGCGAGCGCCGCCGCTACCGCGATATCTACCAACTCGATCTCGCCGATCTCAGCCGCTATCATGTCATCGTGGACACCGGCACGTGGAGCGCGCAGGAGATCGTCGATGCGCTGCTGCCGCTGACCCGCCGGTTCCGCCCTGAGCGACTGGGCTGCCGTTCCTGA
- a CDS encoding zinc metallopeptidase, translated as MFWFWDPTMIIVIPALLLALYAQLRVQSTYAQYSQVPIGNRLTGAQVAQEILRRNGLSGVEIERTEGVLSDHYDPRDRTLSLSSDVYDGISVAAAGVAAHETGHAIQHARGYAPLALRSAMVPTVQFGSWLAWPIFILGFLFHSGTMIQLGILVFTAFVAFTVVTLPVEFDASARAMRALREEGLVTADELQGVRAVLTAAALTYVAAAAMAILQLLRMLLLARREE; from the coding sequence ATGTTCTGGTTTTGGGACCCCACCATGATCATCGTCATTCCGGCCCTCCTCCTGGCGCTGTATGCGCAGCTCCGTGTGCAGTCGACGTACGCACAATATAGTCAGGTGCCGATCGGCAACCGGCTCACCGGCGCGCAGGTGGCGCAGGAGATCCTCCGCCGCAACGGTCTCTCCGGCGTCGAGATCGAGCGGACCGAAGGCGTACTCTCCGACCACTACGATCCCCGCGACCGGACCCTGAGCCTCTCGTCGGATGTGTACGACGGCATCTCCGTCGCCGCCGCGGGCGTGGCCGCGCACGAGACCGGTCACGCCATCCAGCACGCCCGAGGGTACGCGCCGCTGGCGTTGCGGTCGGCGATGGTGCCCACGGTCCAGTTTGGCTCCTGGCTGGCGTGGCCGATTTTCATCCTGGGCTTTCTGTTCCACTCCGGCACGATGATTCAGCTCGGCATCCTCGTCTTTACCGCCTTCGTCGCGTTCACGGTCGTCACGCTCCCGGTCGAGTTCGATGCCAGCGCCCGGGCGATGCGGGCCCTTCGGGAAGAGGGGCTGGTCACCGCCGACGAGCTTCAAGGGGTGCGTGCGGTGCTCACCGCCGCCGCGTTGACCTACGTCGCCGCGGCCGCGATGGCGATTCTCCAGTTGCTCCGCATGCTGTTGCTGGCGCGGCGTGAGGAGTGA
- the def gene encoding peptide deformylase — translation MEIITVDSPRASVLRRRAQPVRVVTREVQALIDQMFQTMRDAHGLGLAAPQVGMSRRLFVARLEDRQIVLVDPEVLHQEGEEIATEACLSIPGLLGDVPRAQRVTVRGRNRRNRFVTIEATGLLARILLHEIDHLDGILFTDRVRDPKTLRRVEETSEVAPETATG, via the coding sequence ATGGAGATCATCACGGTCGACAGTCCCAGAGCGAGTGTCCTCCGCCGCCGGGCGCAGCCGGTCCGGGTGGTCACCCGCGAGGTGCAAGCGTTGATCGACCAGATGTTTCAAACCATGCGCGACGCACACGGCCTCGGCCTCGCCGCCCCCCAGGTTGGGATGAGCCGCCGGCTGTTTGTCGCGCGCCTCGAAGATCGTCAGATCGTGCTCGTCGATCCGGAAGTCCTGCACCAGGAGGGCGAAGAGATCGCTACGGAGGCGTGCTTGAGCATCCCCGGGCTGTTGGGGGATGTGCCACGGGCCCAACGGGTGACCGTCCGCGGGCGCAACCGCCGCAACCGGTTTGTCACGATCGAAGCGACCGGTCTGTTGGCCCGGATCCTCCTCCACGAGATCGACCATCTGGATGGCATTCTCTTTACCGACCGAGTCCGCGATCCGAAGACGTTGCGTCGCGTGGAGGAAACTTCCGAAGTCGCCCCGGAGACCGCCACGGGATGA
- a CDS encoding TIGR03621 family F420-dependent LLM class oxidoreductase, which yields MGRPRPFRFGVLAESVLSRKAVLDTARRAEDEGFSTFLIRDHFIAEPFGHQYAPLTMLATVAGVTKTLRIGSLVFGCAYRHPVLLAKEIATLDVLSEGRVELGLGTGFSRVEYERAGMAFDPPNARLERLEEVLQVLKGLFADGPLTFDGKHYSVAGLDGFPKPVQRPHPPILIGGAGARLLSVAAQEADIIGLQTVETKHGVVSREPTARVADTVMQKIELVRQTAGHRFGEIELSTVASVIVTDHREEAAERFARDQGWSAIPTEEVLEMPSVFIGTVGQVIVDMQMRRERFGFSYYVILDRVMDEVAPIVSRLAGT from the coding sequence GTGGGTCGTCCACGACCCTTCCGTTTCGGAGTCCTCGCGGAAAGCGTCCTCTCGCGCAAGGCTGTGCTTGACACAGCGCGCCGCGCAGAAGATGAGGGGTTCAGCACCTTCCTCATCCGTGATCACTTCATTGCAGAACCCTTTGGCCACCAGTATGCTCCGTTGACGATGCTCGCGACCGTCGCGGGTGTGACGAAGACGCTACGGATCGGGAGCCTCGTCTTTGGGTGTGCCTATCGACACCCGGTGCTCCTTGCGAAGGAGATAGCCACCCTGGATGTCCTATCGGAGGGGCGCGTTGAGCTTGGCCTCGGGACCGGGTTCTCGCGCGTGGAGTACGAGCGGGCCGGGATGGCCTTCGATCCACCAAACGCGCGCCTGGAACGTCTGGAAGAAGTCCTGCAGGTGCTGAAAGGCCTCTTCGCTGATGGACCGCTGACATTCGATGGCAAGCATTACTCGGTTGCCGGTCTCGACGGGTTTCCGAAACCGGTCCAGCGACCGCACCCACCAATTCTCATTGGCGGCGCCGGCGCTCGGCTGCTTTCCGTCGCTGCTCAGGAGGCCGACATCATCGGGTTGCAAACCGTCGAAACAAAGCATGGTGTGGTTTCGCGAGAGCCGACGGCGCGAGTGGCCGACACCGTCATGCAGAAGATCGAACTGGTTCGGCAAACGGCGGGCCACCGATTTGGCGAAATTGAACTGAGCACCGTGGCGTCGGTGATCGTGACAGATCATCGCGAGGAAGCGGCCGAACGGTTCGCGCGCGACCAGGGCTGGAGCGCGATTCCCACCGAGGAGGTGCTTGAAATGCCATCGGTGTTCATCGGTACTGTCGGGCAGGTCATCGTGGATATGCAGATGCGACGGGAGCGGTTCGGATTCTCCTACTATGTGATCTTGGATCGGGTCATGGACGAAGTTGCGCCGATTGTCAGCCGGTTGGCCGGAACATGA
- the priA gene encoding primosomal protein N' — MNQDDAACAEVLLDLPARSTDRCLTYRIPDPLRDAIRIGSRVQVPLGPRTTRGFVIAMAPSDPTPGRQLREILAVAGVHPLFSPAMLDLARWIAQQTVSSLLEAVHCLAPPEIFRRRSLPPARPRVASLAEQGGLAARLGPRQARILAALRTRVEVPIAELVREGGRPALRRLVAQGAVLVKEPAAVPLGPRPETAAVPVPPTLVWGDFEDRRAWIVERAVAAVHRGGRVLIIVPEIARVPVFVRLLGSTFGDGVAALHSGMAARERQAAWMRCVSGEVRVVVGTRSALFAPLHGVRLIIVDDEEDPAHKADAAPRYHARDVALRRGALAGARVVLGSLTPSMEAYAEVASGRMRCVRLTARTARARVTLVDLRIERVRGRYGVLTPPLLAAVRRHLRAGGRVALFLNRTGYARVLLCDECGYTVRCPGCEVTTSYDRENRTVSCRICGRVAPAPGTCPRCRGVGLRGIGPGTERVEEVVRRLFPALAIARLDRETAPQFDRIAKEFASGRIRLVVGTQILLRAREIRPSIVGVCDADLPLHLPDFRAAERTLQQLRAIVSLAAGPPGPDAIIQTRIPSHPAIRALATGDDEAAYREELKTRRELGYPPATTLARVVAASAVREAAAKMAEGIAESSRARGVEVLGPAPARDQGRGVFRYQCVLRARDAEVVRAAARAALGDAPTRKGSRLTIEMDPQEFP; from the coding sequence GTGAATCAGGACGACGCGGCGTGCGCCGAGGTCCTGCTCGATCTCCCGGCGCGGAGCACCGACCGCTGCCTGACCTACCGGATTCCTGACCCGCTCCGGGACGCGATCCGGATCGGGTCACGCGTTCAGGTCCCGCTCGGGCCACGCACGACGCGCGGGTTCGTCATCGCGATGGCGCCCTCTGATCCCACGCCCGGTCGTCAGCTGCGCGAGATTCTCGCGGTCGCCGGTGTCCACCCACTCTTCTCGCCGGCGATGCTCGACCTCGCGCGCTGGATTGCCCAACAGACCGTCTCGTCGCTCCTCGAAGCCGTCCACTGTCTTGCGCCGCCGGAGATCTTCAGGCGTCGCTCCCTCCCCCCCGCCCGCCCTCGCGTCGCATCACTCGCGGAGCAGGGGGGCCTCGCCGCGCGGCTGGGTCCGCGGCAGGCCCGCATCCTCGCGGCGCTCCGCACCAGGGTGGAGGTGCCCATCGCGGAGTTGGTTCGGGAGGGGGGCCGGCCCGCGCTCCGGCGGCTCGTGGCTCAAGGGGCGGTCCTCGTCAAGGAGCCCGCGGCTGTCCCGCTCGGACCCCGGCCCGAGACCGCGGCCGTCCCCGTGCCTCCGACGCTGGTGTGGGGGGACTTCGAGGACCGGCGGGCATGGATCGTTGAGCGCGCCGTGGCGGCGGTGCACCGCGGCGGCCGGGTATTGATCATCGTGCCCGAGATCGCGCGTGTGCCGGTGTTCGTGCGCCTCCTCGGTTCGACATTCGGGGACGGCGTCGCCGCGCTGCACTCGGGCATGGCCGCGCGGGAGCGGCAGGCCGCATGGATGCGGTGCGTCTCTGGCGAGGTCCGTGTGGTGGTGGGGACACGCTCCGCGTTGTTCGCGCCCCTTCATGGTGTGCGGCTGATCATTGTGGATGATGAGGAGGATCCCGCGCACAAGGCCGACGCCGCACCACGGTACCATGCCAGGGACGTGGCGCTCCGGCGGGGCGCGCTCGCGGGCGCGCGCGTGGTGTTGGGGTCCCTGACCCCATCGATGGAGGCGTATGCCGAGGTGGCGTCCGGACGGATGAGGTGCGTGCGTCTCACCGCGAGGACCGCGCGTGCGCGGGTGACGCTCGTCGATCTCCGCATCGAGCGGGTGCGCGGCCGCTACGGCGTGCTCACTCCGCCGCTTCTCGCGGCCGTCCGCCGGCACCTCCGGGCGGGAGGGCGAGTCGCCCTCTTCCTCAACCGAACCGGCTACGCACGGGTATTGTTGTGTGACGAATGCGGATATACGGTGCGGTGTCCGGGTTGCGAGGTGACGACATCGTACGATAGGGAGAACCGCACGGTGTCCTGCCGGATCTGCGGGCGCGTGGCGCCGGCACCGGGAACGTGTCCGCGCTGCAGAGGGGTCGGGTTGCGGGGGATCGGGCCCGGCACGGAACGGGTCGAGGAGGTTGTCCGCCGGCTCTTTCCTGCGCTCGCGATCGCGCGACTCGATCGCGAGACGGCCCCGCAGTTCGATCGGATCGCCAAAGAGTTCGCCTCCGGCCGGATCCGCTTGGTCGTGGGCACCCAGATCTTGCTGCGGGCGCGCGAGATACGCCCCAGCATCGTCGGGGTGTGCGATGCCGATCTCCCCCTTCACCTCCCGGATTTTCGCGCCGCCGAGCGGACGCTCCAGCAGCTCCGCGCGATCGTCTCCCTCGCCGCGGGCCCTCCCGGCCCGGACGCGATTATCCAGACCCGAATCCCCAGTCATCCGGCGATTCGCGCCCTCGCAACCGGCGACGATGAGGCCGCCTACCGCGAAGAACTGAAGACGAGGCGGGAACTCGGATACCCTCCCGCAACGACCCTGGCCCGCGTCGTCGCCGCAAGCGCCGTCCGCGAGGCCGCCGCGAAGATGGCCGAGGGGATCGCGGAATCGTCGCGCGCGCGGGGGGTGGAGGTGCTGGGCCCTGCGCCGGCGCGCGATCAGGGACGCGGGGTGTTTCGATATCAATGTGTCCTGCGTGCGCGCGATGCGGAGGTGGTCCGGGCCGCGGCACGCGCGGCGCTCGGGGACGCCCCCACGCGAAAGGGGAGCCGGCTCACCATCGAGATGGACCCCCAGGAATTTCCCTAG
- a CDS encoding flavoprotein, whose product MAGTLAGRVVVVGVCGSIAAYKVAIVVRRLHQEGADVHVLMTPAATRFVGAATFRALSHRAVITDMWDPNGPWDEPHVALGERADVYLIAPATADMVGKLAAGLADDLVSATALATRAPVLVVPAMSDRMAEAPVVQDNLARLRASGVHVLGPDRGPLASGKVGLGRMVEPDAIVAEVVALAGGRPASR is encoded by the coding sequence GTGGCAGGGACTCTCGCGGGCCGCGTGGTGGTGGTTGGGGTCTGCGGCAGCATCGCCGCGTACAAGGTGGCGATCGTCGTCCGCCGCCTTCATCAGGAAGGCGCGGACGTGCACGTGCTGATGACGCCGGCGGCCACGCGGTTCGTGGGGGCGGCCACCTTCAGGGCGCTGTCGCACCGTGCGGTGATCACCGACATGTGGGATCCCAACGGCCCGTGGGACGAGCCGCATGTGGCGCTCGGCGAACGCGCCGATGTCTATCTGATCGCGCCCGCCACGGCGGACATGGTGGGGAAGCTGGCGGCCGGGCTCGCCGACGACCTCGTCTCCGCGACCGCGCTGGCGACGCGGGCTCCGGTGCTCGTCGTCCCCGCGATGAGCGATCGGATGGCGGAGGCGCCGGTCGTGCAGGACAACCTGGCGCGTCTCCGCGCGAGCGGCGTGCACGTGCTCGGGCCTGACCGCGGGCCGCTGGCCTCGGGAAAGGTCGGCCTCGGCCGGATGGTCGAGCCCGACGCGATCGTCGCCGAAGTGGTGGCTCTCGCGGGCGGGCGCCCCGCGTCACGGTGA
- a CDS encoding DUF370 domain-containing protein has product METRLINIGFGNIVAANRIIAIVSPDSAPIKRIIQEARDKGILIDATYGRRTRAVVITDSGHVVLSAVQPETVAHRFTSKEIVEEDEEEETAGAAVESQ; this is encoded by the coding sequence ATGGAGACGCGGCTCATCAACATCGGGTTCGGGAACATCGTCGCGGCGAATCGGATCATCGCCATCGTAAGCCCGGACTCCGCGCCGATCAAGCGTATCATCCAAGAGGCCCGCGACAAGGGCATCCTCATCGATGCGACGTACGGCCGTCGAACTCGGGCGGTGGTGATTACCGACAGCGGCCACGTCGTGCTCTCCGCCGTCCAGCCGGAGACCGTGGCCCACCGCTTCACCAGCAAGGAGATCGTGGAGGAAGACGAAGAGGAAGAGACCGCCGGAGCCGCGGTCGAGTCCCAATGA
- the fmt gene encoding methionyl-tRNA formyltransferase, whose translation MKLAFLGTPEFAVPSLEAALAVGDVVGVVTRPDKPQGRGLRVAPPPVAVVATQYALDVLQPSTLRDPEFLARLRGLEPDLIVVVAFGRILPPEVLAVAPMGGINLHPSFLPRYRGAAPIPRAIAAGDTETGVTVLHMSDDLDAGDIILQRRVPIHADDTSATLEPRLAREGAALLVEALALLESGRAPRQPQDPSRVTFAPKLTQEEALIRWNNSAGSIVNVVRALDPWPVAYTLRDGVPLKIWRAVARPIGGPGAPGMVLEAEGDQLVVFAGEGAVELLEVQPASGRRMSAADYLRGHPLRPGTVLGAP comes from the coding sequence ATGAAGCTGGCCTTTCTGGGCACCCCGGAGTTTGCGGTCCCTTCACTCGAGGCGGCCCTCGCGGTCGGGGACGTCGTCGGGGTCGTCACCCGCCCCGACAAGCCCCAGGGTCGAGGGTTGCGGGTGGCCCCGCCGCCCGTTGCCGTCGTGGCAACCCAGTACGCGCTCGATGTCCTCCAGCCCTCGACGCTGCGGGATCCCGAGTTCCTGGCGCGCCTGCGGGGCCTCGAGCCTGACCTCATCGTGGTCGTCGCCTTTGGCCGGATCCTGCCGCCCGAGGTGCTCGCCGTGGCGCCGATGGGCGGCATCAACCTGCACCCGTCGTTCTTGCCCCGGTACCGCGGCGCCGCCCCGATTCCTCGGGCGATCGCCGCCGGGGACACGGAGACCGGGGTGACCGTCCTCCACATGAGCGACGACCTCGATGCCGGGGACATCATCCTCCAGCGTCGGGTGCCGATTCACGCCGACGACACCTCCGCGACCCTCGAACCCCGGTTGGCCCGCGAAGGCGCGGCATTGCTCGTCGAGGCGCTGGCGTTGCTGGAGTCCGGCCGGGCTCCGCGCCAGCCTCAGGATCCCTCGCGCGTGACGTTTGCACCGAAACTCACCCAAGAAGAGGCGTTGATCCGCTGGAACAATTCAGCCGGCTCGATCGTCAACGTGGTGCGGGCGCTCGACCCCTGGCCCGTGGCGTACACGCTTCGCGACGGTGTCCCGCTCAAGATCTGGCGCGCGGTGGCCCGGCCCATCGGCGGCCCAGGAGCCCCCGGCATGGTGCTCGAGGCGGAGGGGGATCAGTTGGTCGTGTTCGCCGGTGAGGGGGCCGTGGAGTTGCTGGAGGTGCAGCCCGCCTCGGGGCGCCGCATGTCCGCCGCCGATTATCTCAGAGGCCACCCGCTCCGTCCCGGAACCGTGCTGGGAGCCCCTTAG
- a CDS encoding YicC/YloC family endoribonuclease, protein MTGFGAGDLATPAGRYAVEARSLNHRFLEVVVRLPRDLSPLEDRIRALVQRRVLRGRVEVAIIRENYGKRARTVKIDVDLAKTFTSALNDLKQALELPGIADLSMLVGLPDLIKVEEQKEDLEACWPPISEGVGQALERLVAMRETEGAQLARDLAERLDRLSQRADEIERRAPLVVRDYAGRLKRRIGELMGTVPVDEGRVATEVAMFADRCDIAEEVTRFRSHLAQIRQTLAVDGAIGRTLEFIVQELGREANTMGSKANDLEIARAVIAIKGELESLREQIQNVE, encoded by the coding sequence ATGACCGGATTTGGCGCCGGCGACTTGGCGACCCCGGCCGGCAGGTATGCCGTCGAGGCCCGGTCGCTCAACCACCGGTTCCTCGAAGTTGTGGTCCGCCTTCCCCGAGATCTGTCCCCCCTCGAAGACCGCATCCGCGCGCTCGTCCAGCGACGAGTCTTGCGCGGCCGGGTCGAGGTTGCTATCATAAGAGAAAACTACGGAAAACGGGCGCGAACGGTTAAGATCGACGTAGATTTGGCTAAAACGTTCACCAGCGCCCTGAACGACCTCAAACAGGCTCTGGAGCTCCCAGGCATCGCTGATTTGTCGATGCTGGTCGGACTCCCCGACCTGATCAAGGTTGAGGAGCAGAAAGAGGATCTCGAAGCGTGCTGGCCACCGATCTCCGAGGGGGTCGGGCAGGCGCTGGAACGCTTGGTGGCGATGCGCGAGACGGAAGGGGCTCAGCTGGCTCGGGATCTCGCGGAACGGCTCGATCGCCTATCCCAGCGGGCCGATGAGATTGAACGGCGGGCTCCCCTGGTCGTCAGAGACTACGCGGGCCGCCTCAAGCGGCGGATCGGGGAGCTCATGGGGACCGTCCCGGTGGACGAGGGGCGCGTGGCGACGGAGGTGGCGATGTTCGCCGATCGGTGCGACATTGCCGAGGAGGTCACCAGGTTCCGGAGCCACCTGGCGCAGATCCGGCAGACCCTCGCCGTCGACGGCGCGATCGGGCGGACGCTCGAGTTTATCGTGCAGGAGTTGGGCCGGGAAGCGAACACGATGGGGAGCAAAGCCAACGATCTGGAGATCGCCCGCGCGGTGATCGCGATCAAAGGGGAACTGGAGAGCCTGCGCGAGCAGATCCAGAACGTGGAGTAA